A genomic segment from Garra rufa chromosome 5, GarRuf1.0, whole genome shotgun sequence encodes:
- the LOC141335801 gene encoding uncharacterized protein translates to MSVLCHAVSSYPVCTHVGFLSPVTWKSGLLSTMALRNFLINCQRTFTECVQLASSYQTEDDLNIIITRMQTMARSVAWSRVRLLDPETANSILNSLSEFMDILETLPQPQVPQAYSAPLVRGFSGRPQYSITQEQLRFLLEYNFSTKQMAEILGVSKRTVKRRLRKYNISLRDRYSNLSDSDLDNLVREVVGGNDELGAEAVRARLAGQGIVVQRRRVRQSLIRTNPIGAAQRVTTRRLHRRIYQVAGPNSLWHLDGNHKLIRWRIVIHGGIDGYSRLVVFLKASDNNRSNTVFDSFVEAIGKHGLPSRVRCDNGGENNAVCLFMNVFRGTNRGSALRGRSTHNQRIERLWGDVWRGITNTYYTLFLLLESEGKIDSSSEMHLWALHYVYIPRINRDLQLFVNQWNHHKLRTARYMSPHQIFIRGCLSQLHRNHTGIQGILGADEEPVEEIDTPPAAVVPPPGSHAVFHWPEAVEIPANQFNIQQRHMEQLVQLVNPLGGRRDDLGTDLLEQVINFLQNIDNEGE, encoded by the exons ATGTCAGTGCTGTGTCATGCTGTGTCATCTTATCCCGTTTGTACTCATGTAGGTTTTTTATCTCCGGTAACGTGGAAAAGTGGATTGCTCTCTACGATGGCTCTTAGAAATTTTTTAATCAACTGTCAAAGAACTTTTACAGAGTGCGTTCAGTTGGCATCCTCTTATCAGACGGAGGATGATTTGAATATCATCATAACCAG AATGCAGACAATGGCCAGAAGTGTGGCATGGTCTAGAGTGCGACTACTTGATCCAGAAACGGCAAATAGTATCCTGAATAGTCTGTCTGAATTCATGGATATTCTGGAAACACTGCCTCAACCCCAAG TTCCCCAGGCTTACAGTGCTCCATTGGTGAGGGGTTTCTCTGGTCGCCCACAATATTCCATTACACAGGAGCAGTTGCGTTTTCTGCTGGAATATAATTTTTCAACAAAACAGATGGCCGAAATCTTGGGAGTGTCCAAACGAACTGTAAAGCGACGTTTAAG GAAATACAACATTTCACTTAGAGACAGATACAGCAATCTATCAGACTCTGATCTTGATAACCTGGTCAGAGAAGTAGTTGGAGGCAACGATGAGCTTGGGGCAGAAGCAGTGAGAGCCCGTCTGGCAGGTCAGGGGATTGTAGTGCAGCGGCGCAGAGTGCGACAAAGTTTGATCAGGACCAATCCAATAGGAGCAGCCCAGAGGGTCACCACACGCAGACTACACCGAAGAATTTATCAAGTTGCAGGCCCAAACTCATTATGGCATTTGGATGGCAACCACAAGTTAATCAG GTGGCGAATTGTCATACACGGTGGAATTGATGGTTACAGCAGACTTGTTGTTTTCTTGAAGGCTTCTGACAATAATCGGAGCAACACTGTTTTTGATAGTTTTGTAGAGGCCATTGGAAAACACGGACTACCTTCTAGAGTTCGCTGTGATAATGGAGGTGAGAACAACGCAGTCTGTCTTTTTATGAACGTTTTCCGGGGCACAAACAGAGGAAGTGCTCTGAGAGGAAGGAGCACGCACAATCAAAGGATTGAGAGACTGTGGGGTGATGTTTGGCGGGGCATCACTAATACTTACTACACCTTGTTCCTGCTTTTGGAGAGTGAGGGTAAAATTGACAGCTCTAGTGAAATGCATCTCTGGGCTTTGCATTATGTGTATATACCCAGAATCAACAGAGATCTTCAACTGTTCGTTAATCAGTGGAACCACCACAAGCTAAGAACTGCACGTTACATGTCTCCCCACCAGATCTTTATCAGAGGATGTCTCTCACAGCTACATCGAAACCACACTGGTATACAGGGAATTCTTGGCGCAGATGAGGAACCAGTTGAAGAAATTGACACTCCCCCAGCTGCAGTTGTTCCACCTCCTGGTTCTCATGCTGTATTCCACTGGCCAGAGGCTGTTGAAATTCCTGCCAACCAATTCAACATCCaacaaagacacatggaacaactTGTACAGCTTGTCAACCCTCTTGGTGGGAGGCGGGATGATTTAGGAACTGATCTTCTAGAACAAGTTATTAACTTCCTTCAAAATATTGACAATGAGGGAGAGTAA